Proteins from a genomic interval of Youhaiella tibetensis:
- the cydB gene encoding cytochrome d ubiquinol oxidase subunit II: MTAIPLDYEVLRLIWWALLGILLIGFAILGGMDLGVGALLPFAARTDEERRVLLNLSGPTWEGNQVWLVLGGGAIFAAWPPLYAVSFSGFYLAMIAVLLALILRPVGFKFRSKVPSEGWRNVWDWALFVGGFVPALIFGVAVGNLFLGAPFRLDDTLRATYEGNFFGLLTPFALLAGLVSVAMLLTQGATIIAARTSGSVAERARQYGQWAALATIVLFVLGGVVALWMLNGYTVTSVQDPLGPSNPLGKTVVVAPGAWRANYTNYPWMMLAPILAIVGSLAAWLGLRARAGLWAFAGSSLAIAGVIATAGLTLFPFFMPSSADPGVSLTVWDASSSHLTLFIMLVVTVVFLPIVLAYTAWVYRVMRGPVTVGTTLKRNPNAY, from the coding sequence ATGACCGCCATTCCACTCGACTATGAAGTTCTGCGTCTCATCTGGTGGGCGCTTCTTGGGATCCTGCTGATCGGCTTCGCCATCCTGGGCGGCATGGACCTGGGCGTAGGGGCGTTGCTGCCCTTCGCCGCCCGCACGGACGAGGAGCGCCGCGTGCTCCTCAATCTCTCCGGACCCACCTGGGAAGGCAACCAGGTCTGGCTGGTCCTCGGCGGCGGAGCCATCTTCGCCGCCTGGCCGCCGCTATATGCGGTGAGTTTCTCGGGGTTCTACCTGGCCATGATCGCCGTGCTCCTGGCGCTGATCCTGCGCCCGGTCGGCTTCAAGTTCCGCTCCAAGGTGCCGAGCGAAGGCTGGCGCAATGTCTGGGATTGGGCCCTGTTCGTCGGCGGTTTCGTGCCGGCGCTGATCTTCGGGGTGGCCGTGGGCAACCTCTTCCTCGGAGCTCCCTTCCGGCTCGACGACACGCTGCGTGCCACCTACGAGGGCAACTTCTTCGGCTTGCTCACGCCGTTCGCGCTCCTTGCGGGCCTCGTCAGTGTCGCCATGCTGCTCACGCAGGGCGCCACGATCATCGCCGCGCGCACCAGCGGGTCCGTTGCCGAACGTGCCCGCCAGTATGGGCAGTGGGCGGCCCTCGCGACTATCGTGCTCTTTGTCCTGGGTGGCGTCGTCGCGCTCTGGATGCTCAACGGCTATACCGTCACCAGTGTCCAGGACCCGCTCGGTCCGTCCAACCCGCTCGGCAAGACCGTGGTCGTGGCCCCTGGCGCGTGGCGCGCCAACTACACCAACTATCCTTGGATGATGCTGGCGCCTATCCTCGCCATCGTCGGCAGCCTTGCTGCCTGGCTCGGGCTGCGGGCGCGGGCAGGGCTCTGGGCATTTGCCGGCTCGAGCCTTGCGATCGCCGGCGTCATCGCCACTGCCGGCCTGACGCTCTTTCCCTTCTTCATGCCGTCTTCGGCCGATCCAGGAGTGAGCCTGACCGTCTGGGATGCCTCATCGAGCCATCTGACGCTCTTCATCATGCTGGTGGTGACGGTGGTCTTCCTGCCGATCGTGCTGGCCTACACCGCGTGGGTCTATCGCGTCATGCGCGGCCCGGTCACGGTCGGCACCACTCTCAAGCGCAACCCGAACGCCTACTAG
- the cydX gene encoding cytochrome bd-I oxidase subunit CydX, whose amino-acid sequence MWYFSWILGVSLACSFSILNAMWFELREDKKNGR is encoded by the coding sequence ATGTGGTATTTTTCTTGGATCCTGGGCGTAAGCCTGGCCTGCAGCTTCAGCATTCTCAACGCCATGTGGTTTGAGCTGCGCGAAGACAAGAAGAACGGCAGGTAA
- a CDS encoding PQQ-dependent sugar dehydrogenase, translating into MVVVLAAIAFFVLRSNAGRGKGGNMAPVFGTAPSIPEAISQGNRPTLKTPNIKGWADNQTPDVAAGLKVTAFARGMEHPRWIYVLPNGDVLVAESASLPGRITQLMDLARNFVMRRVGAIRKSANRIILLRDADGDGVPEIREVFLSGLNQPFGMALVGDTFYVGNTDSVVAYPYVEGATRITGAGRKLMDMKPGGHWTRNLFVSHDQTKLYVGVGSLSNIAEQGFEAEVDRAAIHELDLATGKSRIFASGLRNAVGMAFEPTTGALWTVVNERDGLGDETPPDYLTSVKDGGFYGWPYSYWDQIVDDRVQPANPALVASSITPDYALGGHTASLGLAWLPDGTLNGFGAGMVIGQHGSWNRSKLSGYKVVFVAFAEGRPAGMPREILSGFLTADERSAYGRPVGVAMAADGSLLVADDAGDTIWRVTSA; encoded by the coding sequence ATTGTCGTCGTTCTCGCTGCTATCGCGTTTTTTGTCCTTCGCTCAAACGCCGGCCGCGGCAAAGGCGGCAATATGGCGCCCGTATTCGGAACGGCACCGTCCATTCCAGAGGCGATTTCGCAGGGCAACCGGCCCACGCTCAAGACCCCCAATATCAAGGGCTGGGCGGACAACCAGACTCCGGACGTGGCAGCTGGCCTCAAGGTAACTGCGTTCGCGCGCGGCATGGAACATCCGCGCTGGATATACGTGCTGCCAAATGGGGACGTGCTGGTCGCTGAATCGGCGTCCCTCCCCGGCCGCATTACCCAGTTGATGGATCTGGCGCGTAATTTCGTCATGCGACGGGTCGGCGCCATCCGCAAGAGCGCTAACAGGATCATCCTGCTGCGCGATGCGGACGGAGACGGCGTGCCCGAAATCCGCGAAGTCTTCCTGAGCGGGCTCAACCAGCCGTTCGGCATGGCACTGGTTGGCGACACCTTCTACGTGGGCAATACCGACAGCGTGGTGGCCTACCCCTATGTCGAGGGCGCAACGCGGATTACCGGCGCCGGCCGCAAGCTGATGGATATGAAGCCGGGCGGACATTGGACGCGCAACCTCTTCGTCAGCCACGACCAGACCAAGCTCTATGTGGGCGTTGGTTCGCTCAGCAACATTGCCGAGCAGGGGTTCGAGGCCGAGGTCGACCGCGCGGCCATCCACGAGCTCGACCTTGCCACCGGCAAGAGCCGCATCTTCGCCTCGGGGCTCCGCAATGCGGTGGGCATGGCATTCGAGCCGACGACCGGCGCCCTCTGGACGGTGGTCAACGAGCGGGACGGGTTGGGCGACGAGACGCCGCCGGACTACCTGACCTCGGTCAAGGATGGCGGCTTCTATGGCTGGCCCTACAGCTATTGGGACCAGATTGTTGACGACCGCGTGCAGCCGGCAAATCCGGCGCTCGTCGCAAGCTCCATCACGCCGGATTACGCCCTGGGCGGGCACACCGCCTCGCTCGGCCTCGCCTGGTTGCCGGACGGTACACTCAATGGGTTCGGCGCAGGCATGGTGATCGGCCAGCACGGTTCGTGGAACCGCTCCAAGCTCAGCGGCTACAAGGTGGTGTTCGTGGCATTTGCGGAAGGACGTCCGGCGGGCATGCCGCGCGAGATTCTCTCGGGGTTCCTGACGGCGGACGAGCGTTCGGCCTATGGACGCCCTGTGGGCGTGGCGATGGCCGCCGATGGCAGCCTGCTGGTGGCGGACGATGCGGGCGACACGATCTGGCGCGTGACGTCGGCCTGA